Proteins from a genomic interval of Diospyros lotus cultivar Yz01 chromosome 6, ASM1463336v1, whole genome shotgun sequence:
- the LOC127803913 gene encoding AAA-ATPase At3g28570, mitochondrial-like, with product MIAAMANLLNYDVYDLELTAISSDADLKRLLNRTPGNSIVVIEDVDCSSKITVQREIEKLKGDEKEKIIERVTLSGLLNCLDGLSSANEGGRLMVSTTNHGENLDCALFRQGRMDKHMDLSFYSQDRLKGWWGPRRQSDSRRCC from the coding sequence ATGATTGCAGCCATGGCGAATTTGTTGAATTACGATGTGTATGATCTCGAATTAACAGCAATTTCAAGCGATGCCGATTTAAAGAGGCTGTTGAACAGAACGCCCGGCAATTCTATCGTCGTGATCGAAGACGTAGATTGCTCGAGCAAAATTACAGTTCAGAGGGAGATCGAGAAGCTGAAAGGCGACGAAAAGGAAAAGATAATAGAGAGAGTGACGCTCTCTGGACTCTTGAATTGCCTCGACGGGCTCTCCTCGGCGAACGAGGGTGGCCGGTTGATGGTGTCCACGACGAACCACGGCGAGAATCTTGATTGCGCGCTTTTTCGGCAGGGCCGAATGGATAAGCATATGGACTTGTCGTTCTACAGCCAGGACCGGCTCAAGGGTTGGTGGGGCCCTAGACGGCAGTCCGACAGCCGGCGGTGCTGTTGA